A single genomic interval of Spirosoma taeanense harbors:
- a CDS encoding alpha/beta fold hydrolase has translation MPYLTTNGTELYYESTGTGPETIVFSHGLLWSGHMFHSQVAALRNRYRVITYDHRGQGRSRVTREGYDMDTVYEDVVGLIEQLGVGPCHFAGLSMGGFMGMRLAARRPDLIKSLTLLETSADPEPAENVPKYQRLCTVVKWLGTWPVVDPVMKIMFGKTFLTDPSRAAERQHWIDQLKQNKRTIVRAVQGAIDRKGVFDELKNITAPTLVIVGDEDVATVPAKAQRIHDNIAGSRLVIVPGAGHSSSVEQPEAVNEAITSFLKSINSSNR, from the coding sequence ATGCCTTATTTGACTACGAATGGCACTGAGTTGTACTACGAGTCAACCGGTACCGGGCCTGAAACAATTGTTTTCTCGCATGGGCTTCTCTGGAGCGGCCATATGTTTCACAGCCAGGTGGCCGCTCTGCGCAATCGCTACCGGGTTATTACGTATGACCATCGGGGACAGGGCCGCAGCCGCGTTACGCGGGAAGGCTACGACATGGATACGGTCTACGAGGATGTTGTCGGATTAATTGAGCAGTTAGGGGTTGGCCCGTGCCATTTTGCGGGGCTTTCGATGGGCGGCTTTATGGGCATGCGGCTGGCTGCCCGGCGACCCGACCTGATTAAATCACTCACATTGCTTGAAACCTCTGCCGATCCGGAACCGGCTGAAAATGTACCCAAATACCAGCGACTCTGTACGGTGGTAAAGTGGCTGGGGACCTGGCCGGTAGTAGACCCTGTGATGAAAATCATGTTTGGCAAAACCTTCCTGACCGACCCTAGCCGAGCCGCCGAACGCCAACACTGGATTGATCAGCTGAAACAGAACAAACGTACAATTGTCCGGGCGGTTCAGGGCGCCATTGATCGTAAGGGTGTGTTCGATGAGCTAAAAAACATTACAGCCCCTACGCTTGTCATTGTCGGCGACGAAGACGTAGCGACGGTACCAGCCAAAGCACAGCGGATTCACGACAACATTGCCGGTTCGCGGTTAGTGATTGTGCCGGGGGCCGGTCACTCGTCCAGCGTTGAGCAGCCAGAAGCCGTCAACGAGGCCATTACGTCGTTTCTGAAGTCAATTAACAGTTCGAACCGCTGA
- a CDS encoding ABC transporter permease, with protein sequence MQFFRQVLESFRFAWQALRSNLLRTTLSLLGVTIGIFAIIAVFTLVDSLERNIRTSLSFIGDKVVYLDKWPWTFGTEYQWWKYFQRPEVNYTEYRFLSERLENAQAVVAMDFKGRVTVKQGNNSMLALIQGTTFDYNKISDVPISEGRYFTQQEIDVARNVAIIGADVVDNLFPGQNPIGKPFKLNGLNFVVIGVQERKGESLLNVGGNPDVKCLIPYGAFAKMFHSLNPSINIAIKGYSDDEGLLELESEIRGLMRTRRGLRPTQDDNFAINRPEAAAKAISGIFSVLTVAGWVIGGFSILIGGFGIANIMFVSVKERTNIIGIQKSLGAKNYFILFQFLFEAVLLSLVGGLAGIVLVYLLSFLQLGSLELQLTADNIALGLGVSSIIGILSGIIPAFSAARLDPVIAIRAK encoded by the coding sequence ATGCAATTTTTTCGTCAGGTCCTGGAGAGTTTTCGGTTCGCGTGGCAGGCCCTGCGTTCAAATCTGCTGCGTACGACGCTGTCGCTGCTGGGCGTAACGATCGGGATTTTTGCCATCATTGCCGTCTTCACCCTGGTCGATTCGCTGGAGCGAAATATCCGAACGAGTCTGTCGTTTATTGGCGACAAAGTAGTTTACCTCGACAAATGGCCCTGGACGTTCGGGACTGAATATCAATGGTGGAAATATTTTCAGCGGCCTGAGGTCAACTACACGGAGTATCGCTTCCTGAGCGAACGACTCGAAAATGCCCAGGCCGTAGTAGCCATGGACTTTAAAGGGCGGGTTACGGTCAAGCAGGGCAATAACAGCATGCTGGCCCTCATTCAGGGCACTACGTTCGATTACAATAAAATATCTGACGTACCCATTTCAGAAGGCCGGTACTTTACCCAGCAGGAAATTGATGTAGCCCGCAATGTCGCTATAATCGGGGCCGATGTAGTCGACAACCTGTTTCCCGGTCAGAATCCCATCGGCAAACCATTTAAGCTCAACGGCCTGAATTTCGTGGTTATTGGCGTTCAGGAGCGAAAAGGAGAAAGTCTGCTCAACGTGGGTGGTAATCCCGACGTTAAATGCCTGATTCCATACGGCGCGTTTGCCAAGATGTTCCATTCGCTAAACCCCAGTATAAACATCGCTATCAAGGGCTACAGCGATGACGAAGGCCTGCTCGAACTCGAAAGCGAGATTAGAGGACTGATGCGCACCCGGCGCGGATTACGGCCCACTCAGGACGACAATTTTGCCATTAACCGACCCGAAGCGGCCGCTAAAGCCATCAGCGGCATTTTCTCTGTATTGACAGTAGCAGGCTGGGTAATTGGTGGCTTTTCCATCCTGATCGGCGGTTTCGGGATAGCCAATATTATGTTCGTCAGCGTTAAGGAACGAACCAATATTATCGGTATTCAGAAATCGCTGGGCGCTAAAAATTATTTTATTCTTTTTCAGTTTCTGTTCGAAGCGGTTCTGCTAAGTCTGGTGGGTGGGCTGGCCGGTATTGTACTGGTCTATTTGCTGTCGTTCCTGCAGTTGGGCAGTTTGGAACTGCAGCTAACCGCCGATAATATTGCGCTTGGACTGGGCGTATCGAGCATTATCGGTATCCTGTCGGGTATTATTCCGGCCTTCTCGGCGGCCCGGCTCGACCCGGTCATTGCCATTCGGGCTAAATAA